The genomic segment ACATTCAGGCAGGGCTGAAACAAGCCGAGGCTCTGCTTGAAGGAGGTGCCGCACTCTCAATCCTGCATCAACTGTGCACATGGCGCAGTGAGAACGCCATCTGGTAACGCTCAAACGGAACGCCTGCAATGGTGATGTGCTCAGGAGCGATCAGACGCCACCCCCGTTTTTCAAGCAACGGTCGACTGAGCTGACTGGCCTCGGTGGTAAGAGAATCAATTGGCTCGGATGCTGCCTCAGCTTCCAGCCGATCCAGAAGGGTCGTGGCATGCCCACGCCCGGACGCCCGGCCGCGGCAATACAACAGGGCGAGACGATTGGACGGATAGCGGATCGCGAATGCATCTCCATTACCGCTGATCCATCCGGAACCCTCCGCAAACGTTCGATCCAGAACACCAGGAAGCCAGGCCAGTGAAGCCCAGGCGCGCACCTGAGCTGGTGAGTAGGAACCGGGTGCCTGAGTCTCAACGGCATCGGCGTAGATCTCACGCAACAGAGCATGATCCCGCTCATGAATCGGACGCAGGGTCATGGTCATGGGCTTGTGGGAGTGTGAGTGTCCCCAAACAGCCAGATGCCGTGAAGCGCTTTCGGATACCAATCCTTCTGAGCGCCTTCCTGACCCTGCTGAACGATCGCTTGAGCGAAAGCATCGTTTTTCCGCTGCTTCCATTTCTCCTGGCGCAGTTTGCTCCTGACGGTCGGACCCTTGGACTGCTGGCCGGTAGCTATGCCCTGGCCCAGTTCCTGGTGACCCCTCTGATCGGCACACTCAGCGATCGTCACGGTCGACGACCGGTGATTGCCATCTGCGTCTGCGGATCGATTGTCGGACTTGGGATCTTCGCCACCACCGTGAGCCTGCCCTGGCCGGAGGCGGCCCCGTTTCCACTGCTGCTTCTCTTCGTTGCACGCATCATCGACGGCATCAGCGGCGGCACCGCAGCCACGGCTGGCGCAGTGCTGGCCGACATCAGTCCTCCGGATCGTCGGGCACGGGCCTTCGGGCTGATCGGGGTCGCGTTCGGACTTGGCTTCATTCTTGGACCTGGCCTCGGTGGCTGGTTGGCGACCTTCAACATCGCTCTACCGGTCTGGGTCGCCACTGGCTTTGCTGTGCTGAACCTGCTCGTCGTGCTGACGATGCTGCCGGAGACCCATCCTCCGGAGGCACGGCCGACATCTATGCAGCAAGAAACCGCTGTCCAGCAAGAAACAGCCATGCAGCAAGAAACAGCCATGGAACAGCGGGAGCTCAACCCTTTCGCGAGGATTGGAAGCCTGATGAGCACAGACAGCATCGGTCGCCTCTCTGCCGGTTTCTTCCTGTTCTTCCTGGCTTTCAACGGCTTCACGGCCATTTTGATTCTCTATTTCAAACAGACATTTGCGTGGGGACCGGAGCTCGCCACAACAGCATTTCTGATTGTCGGACTCGTGGCCACGCTGGTTCAGGGCGTTCTGATCGGACCGCTCGTGAAACACTTCGGTGAGTGGCGCCTCACGTTGGCTGGATTGGGACTGGTGATCGCGGGATGTCTCTTGATCCCGGCGATCGGAAGCGCCAACCGCATCAGCAGCGTCTATGTTGCCGTCGGGATGCTGGCATTTGGAACAGGACTGGTCACCCCGAGTCTGCGCAGCCTGGTTTCGAGACGTCTGGGCGACAGCGGTCAAGGCGCCGCACTAGGAAGTCTGCAATCGCTTCAAAGCCTTGGAAGCTTCCTGGGTCCTCCATTGGCAGGCCTGAGCTATGACGTCCTGGGTCCAGCCAGCCCATTTGCAGGAGCTGCCTTCCTGCTCGTCATCGTGATTGCCATAGTCGCAAACAGTTGCACCCGCGTGTGATTGCTACCTTTCTGAGGGCGATGCCACCGCATTTGCAGCCATCATGCCCACTGAGGTTCTGTCTCCCGATCGCTACATCAACCGTGAGCTGAGCTGGATCTCCTTCAACGAGCGGGTGTTGTCTCAGGCCTTCGACAAGCGCACACCTTTACTGGATCAGGCGAAATTCAGCGCCATTTTCAGCAACAATCTCGATGAATTTTTCATGGTGAGGGTGGCCTCACTGAAATCACAGGTTGAAGCAGGCATCACCAGCCCAAGCGAAGACGGCAAAACACCTCTGGAGCAATTGCTCACCATCAGGGAACGGCTGATCCCCCTGTTGCAGCGACAACAGAAGCATTACAGCCAAAGCCTCAGGTCAGACCTGCACAGCCACGGTGTTCAACTGCTTGATTACGAGCAGTTGAATGATGCACAACGCCAATGGATTGACGAGTACTTCAGAACGTCAGTGTTTCCGGTCTTGACACCGCTGGCGGTTGACCCGGCACACCCGTTTCCATTCGTCAGCAATCTGAGCCTCAACGTCGCAGCCGTGATCAGGGATCCGGAAACCGATCATCGACAATTCGCAAGAGTGAAGGTGCCCCAGAAAAACCTTCCTCGTTTCGTTGCGATACCAAAAGAGCTCAGTTCGTCAGAGCCAACCCCGATCCACACCGCAACCCCACTGGAGCAGTTGATCGCGTTCAACCTTGGCGAGTTGTTCCCGGGGATGACGATTGAGGGGCACTATTTCTTCCGGGTGACACGGGACGCCGATCTGGAATTAAGGGATCTTGAGGCGGATGATCTGATGCTTGCCCTTGAACAGGGACTGCGTAAACGACGGGTTGGCGGAGAGGTTGTGCGGCTTGAGGTGCCAAGTGAGATGCCGGACAACGTCGTCGACATGCTGATGACAGGCCTGGCCGTCGAAGAAGAGGACCTTTATCGAATCGACGGGCCCCTCGGCTTGGATGACCTGTTTGGGCTGATTGGTTTGCCTTTGTCTCACCTCAAGGAAAAGGCCCATAAAGGATCAACCCCAGCAATTCTTGCAAGAACCCAACAGCATCTGGTTGAGGAAGGGTCAATCAAACCGGAGGAATTCGAGAGCATCTTTTCCATCATGAGACAACAGGACATCCTGTTGCATCATCCCTATGAACTCTTCTCAACATCCGTTGAGGAGTTCATCAACCAGGCAGCCGATGATCCGCAGGTGATGGGAATCAAAATGACCCTTTACCGGACATCAAAGGATTCGCCAATCATCGATGCCTTGATCCGGGCATCAGAGAACGGAAAACAAGTGATGGCACTGGTGGAGCTGAAAGCGCGGTTTGACGAGGACAACAATATCCAGTGGGCTCGGCATCTTGAACGATCTGGTGTCCATGTAATCTATGGCGTTCTAGGGTTAAAAACACACACAAAAATCGTGCTGGTCGTTCGCAAAGAACGTGAAAGATTGCAAAGCTATGTACACATCGGCACTGGCAATTACAACTCAAAAACCTCGAAGCTCTACACGGACCTTGGCCTGCTCTCGGCTCGACCTGAGCTGGGGCAAGACCTCGTGGAACTATTCAACTATCTGACAGGATTCTCCAAACAGCAAAGTTTCCGAAAACTTCTTGTCGCTCCAGTGACCCTCCGCAAGGGAATGGAATCTCTGATCAGACGAGAGATCGAACATGCCCGTGAAGGACGCCAAGGTCAGATCCGAGCCAAGATGAATTCGCTTGTCGATCCAGAGATCATCAGCTTGTTGTATGAAGCCTCAAACGCCGGCGTCAAAATCGATCTTATTATCCGAGGGATGTGCAGCCTGTACCCAGGACGCGACAACCTCAGTGAAAATATCAACGTCGTGAGCATCATCGGACAATTTCTAGAGCACTCCAGGATTTTCTGGTTTGGCAATGGAGGGTCCCCTGAGGCCTATATCGGCAGTGCCGACTGGATGCCGAGAAATCTGGATCGTCGGATTGAAGCTGTCACACCGGTTGAATCACCCGAGCTTCGCAAAAAACTGGAGCAGCTTCTCGAGCTCTACCTTCGGGACAACCGCGGCGCCTGGGACATGAAGAGTGACGGCAGCTTTGTACAGAGACATCCAGAAGACTGCGAAGAGCGGAATTCTCAGATTCAACTGATCGATTTGTGGGCCAAAGGTTGTCCTATATCTTGATTTTTCGACATGAAGTAATTAAAAGGAATTGTCAGGATTGCTACATCATTCAAAGGTGATTCGATCAACGACTGATTTCGAATGCCCCATTGAATTGACTGCGAAGCTCGCGTGATGAGCTCCTGAATGTTTTCGGTTTCATCACGGTTACAACGGTTCTTCGGTGCTAAATTCAGCCCAAATTCATTTAGGAGACCAGGGTGATGGGGATCCCTCTGGAGTCCTCTGATTCGGCTGCGAAGTCGAACCGGAGACAACCTGCGCTGCCGGCTTCGGTACGGCGTTCATCTGGACGTTCGGGTGGTCGTCTCGCGACCGATTCGATCGGCTTCTATCTCAGCAGCATTGGGCGCATCCCATTGCTGACTGCAGCTGAAGAAATCGAGCTTGCCCATCACGTGCAGGCTATGAAACAACTTCAGGAGTTGGCTTCACAGGAGTTGACCGCCCGTCAGAAACATCAGATCCGCATGGGTAAACGCGCCCGGGATCGAATGATGGCCGCGAACCTTCGACTCGTCGTCAGCGTTGCCAAAAAGTACCAAAATCAAGGCCTGGAGCTTCTCGATCTCGTTCAGGAAGGGGCGATTGGTCTTGAACGCGCAGTCGACAAATTCGATCCAGCCATGGGATATAAGTTCTCAACTTACGCCTACTGGTGGATCCGGCAGGGAATGACCCGGGCGATTGACAACAGCGCTCGAACCATCCGATTGCCGATTCATATCAGTGAAAAACTGTCCAAGATGCGTCGCATCTCCCGGGAACTTTCCCATCGCTTCGGACGCCAGCCCAACCGGCTCGAACTCGCCAGTGCCATGGGCATTGAACCCCGTGAGCTAGAGGATCTGATTTCACAGAGCGCTCCCTGCGCCTCCCTCGACGCCCATGCCCGTGGCGAAGAAGACCGCAGCACATTGGGCGAACTCATTCCAGACCCCAACGGTGATGAACCGATGGAGGGGATGGATCGCAGCATCCAGAAGGAGCATTTGGGCGGATGGCTGTCACAACTCAATGAACGGGAACAGAAAATCCTGCGACTTCGCTTTGGATTGGATGGAGAAGAGCCACTGACCCTTGCCGAGATCGGTCGCCAGATCAATGTCTCCCGCGAAAGAGTCCGACAGCTCGAAGCCAAAGCCATCCTGAAACTGAGAAACATGACCAACCAACAGCAGGCTGCCTGAGCCAGCCTTGACAATCGCAGAACAATTTGCGGCGCTCGGTCTCATCGTCGGGCTGTTGGCGCTCTTCGCCACTTGGACCCGTTCCCAATGGCCTGAAGCCAAGGAATTATCCCGAAAGGTGATCCACATCGGCTGTGGACTCCTTCTTCCTCTGTCCTGGTATCTGGGCCTTCCCAAAAACCTGGCGCTCGCAGCAGCAGCCGTTGCAACAGTCATCGTTTGCATCAACCATCGAACACGCTGGTTGGCGTTGATTGAGGATGTGGAACGCAAGACCTACGGAACAATCCTTTACTGCCTCTCCATCTGTTGTTTGATCATTTTTTTCTGGAATTCTTATCCGAGCGCCATGCTTTCAGGTGCCT from the Synechococcus sp. KORDI-100 genome contains:
- a CDS encoding GNAT family N-acetyltransferase produces the protein MTLRPIHERDHALLREIYADAVETQAPGSYSPAQVRAWASLAWLPGVLDRTFAEGSGWISGNGDAFAIRYPSNRLALLYCRGRASGRGHATTLLDRLEAEAASEPIDSLTTEASQLSRPLLEKRGWRLIAPEHITIAGVPFERYQMAFSLRHVHS
- a CDS encoding MFS transporter — encoded protein: MSVPKQPDAVKRFRIPILLSAFLTLLNDRLSESIVFPLLPFLLAQFAPDGRTLGLLAGSYALAQFLVTPLIGTLSDRHGRRPVIAICVCGSIVGLGIFATTVSLPWPEAAPFPLLLLFVARIIDGISGGTAATAGAVLADISPPDRRARAFGLIGVAFGLGFILGPGLGGWLATFNIALPVWVATGFAVLNLLVVLTMLPETHPPEARPTSMQQETAVQQETAMQQETAMEQRELNPFARIGSLMSTDSIGRLSAGFFLFFLAFNGFTAILILYFKQTFAWGPELATTAFLIVGLVATLVQGVLIGPLVKHFGEWRLTLAGLGLVIAGCLLIPAIGSANRISSVYVAVGMLAFGTGLVTPSLRSLVSRRLGDSGQGAALGSLQSLQSLGSFLGPPLAGLSYDVLGPASPFAGAAFLLVIVIAIVANSCTRV
- the ppk1 gene encoding polyphosphate kinase 1; amino-acid sequence: MPTEVLSPDRYINRELSWISFNERVLSQAFDKRTPLLDQAKFSAIFSNNLDEFFMVRVASLKSQVEAGITSPSEDGKTPLEQLLTIRERLIPLLQRQQKHYSQSLRSDLHSHGVQLLDYEQLNDAQRQWIDEYFRTSVFPVLTPLAVDPAHPFPFVSNLSLNVAAVIRDPETDHRQFARVKVPQKNLPRFVAIPKELSSSEPTPIHTATPLEQLIAFNLGELFPGMTIEGHYFFRVTRDADLELRDLEADDLMLALEQGLRKRRVGGEVVRLEVPSEMPDNVVDMLMTGLAVEEEDLYRIDGPLGLDDLFGLIGLPLSHLKEKAHKGSTPAILARTQQHLVEEGSIKPEEFESIFSIMRQQDILLHHPYELFSTSVEEFINQAADDPQVMGIKMTLYRTSKDSPIIDALIRASENGKQVMALVELKARFDEDNNIQWARHLERSGVHVIYGVLGLKTHTKIVLVVRKERERLQSYVHIGTGNYNSKTSKLYTDLGLLSARPELGQDLVELFNYLTGFSKQQSFRKLLVAPVTLRKGMESLIRREIEHAREGRQGQIRAKMNSLVDPEIISLLYEASNAGVKIDLIIRGMCSLYPGRDNLSENINVVSIIGQFLEHSRIFWFGNGGSPEAYIGSADWMPRNLDRRIEAVTPVESPELRKKLEQLLELYLRDNRGAWDMKSDGSFVQRHPEDCEERNSQIQLIDLWAKGCPIS
- a CDS encoding diacylglycerol/polyprenol kinase family protein; this translates as MTIAEQFAALGLIVGLLALFATWTRSQWPEAKELSRKVIHIGCGLLLPLSWYLGLPKNLALAAAAVATVIVCINHRTRWLALIEDVERKTYGTILYCLSICCLIIFFWNSYPSAMLSGALVMAISDGSASLLGRLIPSPKWELYGQTKSMAGTSAMLLSTLGIISVVQWSMGSGLSVAQILFVSIFVTGLEQLSSYGLDNLSVPLATASLISLVSESLKAT
- a CDS encoding RpoD/SigA family RNA polymerase sigma factor; this translates as MGIPLESSDSAAKSNRRQPALPASVRRSSGRSGGRLATDSIGFYLSSIGRIPLLTAAEEIELAHHVQAMKQLQELASQELTARQKHQIRMGKRARDRMMAANLRLVVSVAKKYQNQGLELLDLVQEGAIGLERAVDKFDPAMGYKFSTYAYWWIRQGMTRAIDNSARTIRLPIHISEKLSKMRRISRELSHRFGRQPNRLELASAMGIEPRELEDLISQSAPCASLDAHARGEEDRSTLGELIPDPNGDEPMEGMDRSIQKEHLGGWLSQLNEREQKILRLRFGLDGEEPLTLAEIGRQINVSRERVRQLEAKAILKLRNMTNQQQAA